In a single window of the Betaproteobacteria bacterium genome:
- a CDS encoding gamma-glutamyltransferase, with product MHRVQNWQVSKPLIRSGRGIVSSQNRIAAEAGAQVLASGGNAIDAAVATGFALAACEPWNSGLGGVGYMLIALKGAEHVQVIDFSPISPRRLDPADFPLTGGTKQELFTWPEVVDDRNVHGPMSIAVPGQVDGMGLALERFGTKSWMEVLSPAIRIAEQGMAVDWYLTLKVATMARELERYPSTRAVWLPDGFPPVTPVGSPLTRLCLTGLAETLKQLARAGRRDFYEGALARALVADFKALGAIVDADDLATYRAQLAAPTASMYRGAEVSAAPRLTAGPSMQRVLEGLSRHRFSGKSPDGDAFVAYARELRAAFEDRLSNMGDRADPREPGCTSHFNVVDRDGNMVAVTQTLLSVFGSRLVLPSTGIVMNNGIFWFDPRPGVPNSIAPAKRPLTNMCPVLVRKQGRNAFALGGSGGRKIFPAVLQLTSMLLDYGMALDVAWHTPRIDASGGDTVGIDPRLAPDARAALEREFQLSETELVVYPTNFACPSAVARDWDSGENCGISDVMSPWSGAVSEEMV from the coding sequence GATCCGTTCCGGCCGCGGCATCGTATCGAGCCAGAATCGCATCGCCGCCGAAGCGGGTGCGCAGGTGCTCGCCTCGGGTGGCAACGCGATCGACGCGGCCGTCGCAACCGGCTTCGCCTTGGCCGCATGCGAGCCCTGGAACAGCGGGCTGGGCGGCGTCGGCTACATGCTGATCGCGCTGAAGGGCGCCGAGCATGTGCAGGTGATCGATTTTTCGCCCATCTCGCCGCGCCGGCTCGATCCGGCCGATTTTCCGCTCACCGGCGGCACCAAGCAGGAGCTGTTCACCTGGCCTGAGGTCGTCGACGATCGCAACGTGCACGGTCCGATGTCGATCGCCGTTCCGGGCCAGGTCGACGGCATGGGCCTCGCGCTCGAGCGCTTCGGTACCAAGAGCTGGATGGAAGTCCTGTCGCCGGCGATCCGGATCGCCGAGCAGGGCATGGCTGTCGATTGGTACCTGACGCTCAAGGTCGCGACCATGGCGCGCGAGCTGGAGCGCTATCCGTCGACTCGTGCCGTCTGGCTGCCCGATGGGTTTCCACCCGTCACGCCGGTCGGAAGTCCGCTCACGCGCCTTTGCCTCACTGGACTGGCCGAGACGCTGAAGCAGCTGGCGCGAGCCGGCCGGCGCGATTTCTACGAAGGCGCCCTGGCCCGCGCGCTGGTGGCCGACTTCAAAGCGCTCGGCGCCATTGTCGATGCGGACGATCTGGCCACGTATCGTGCGCAGCTCGCGGCGCCGACAGCGTCGATGTACCGGGGCGCGGAGGTGTCGGCTGCGCCGCGCCTCACCGCGGGACCGAGCATGCAACGCGTGCTGGAGGGCTTGTCGCGCCACCGTTTCAGCGGCAAGTCGCCGGACGGCGACGCCTTCGTGGCCTATGCACGCGAGCTACGGGCCGCGTTCGAAGATCGGCTCAGCAACATGGGCGACAGGGCCGATCCGCGTGAGCCTGGCTGCACATCGCACTTCAACGTCGTCGACCGCGATGGCAACATGGTGGCGGTTACGCAAACCCTGCTCTCGGTGTTCGGCTCGCGGCTGGTGTTGCCGTCCACCGGGATCGTTATGAACAACGGCATCTTCTGGTTCGATCCGCGGCCCGGCGTGCCGAATTCGATAGCACCGGCAAAACGTCCGCTCACCAACATGTGTCCGGTCCTGGTGCGCAAGCAGGGCCGGAATGCGTTTGCGCTCGGCGGCTCGGGCGGGCGCAAGATCTTCCCGGCCGTGCTTCAGCTCACTTCAATGCTGTTGGACTACGGCATGGCGCTGGATGTGGCCTGGCATACGCCGCGTATCGATGCCAGCGGCGGCGATACGGTAGGCATCGATCCCCGGCTCGCGCCCGACGCGCGGGCGGCGCTCGAGCGCGAATTCCAGTTGAGCGAAACCGAGCTCGTGGTCTATCCCACCAACTTCGCGTGTCCGAGCGCAGTGGCACGCGACTGGGACAGCGGCGAGAACTGCGGCATCAGCGATGTCATGTCGCCGTGGTCGGGCGCGGTTTCCGAGGAGATGGTATGA